Proteins encoded within one genomic window of Candidatus Nealsonbacteria bacterium CG07_land_8_20_14_0_80_39_13:
- a CDS encoding DNA helicase UvrD, whose translation MRFFADFHIHSKYSRATSPQMDLENLDKWAKIKGIKVLGTGDFTHPQWFDNLKENLIPGEQGLFKLKDSDGQTRFILTSEISCIYSKGGRVRKIHIIIFAPDIKVVEKINTRLGLIGNLEADGRPILGLDVKELLKIALDASEDCLVVPAHLMTPWFSLFGSKSGFDSIEECFEDYSKYIYAGETGLSADPEMLWRMPAGREIALISNSDAHSPAKIGREANFFETELSYSSITEAIKTKDREKFLYTVEFFPEEGKYHQDGHRLCKVNFSPEQSRKYNNICPVCGKSLTIGVLNRVSELADKERGFKPEGAIPFRKLIPLEEIIAESLGVKSMTKKVLTEYDKIINKLGSEFNILLEVPGEELKSATLPEIAEGIIRVKEGKVNIEPGYDGVYGKINIFSQKEKKQIKQQILF comes from the coding sequence ATGAGGTTTTTTGCTGATTTTCATATCCATTCCAAATATTCCCGGGCCACTTCTCCTCAAATGGATTTAGAGAATCTTGACAAGTGGGCGAAAATTAAAGGGATTAAGGTTTTGGGAACCGGTGATTTTACTCATCCTCAATGGTTTGATAATCTGAAAGAAAATCTCATTCCAGGCGAACAAGGCCTTTTTAAATTAAAAGATAGTGATGGTCAAACGAGATTTATTTTGACTTCTGAAATCAGTTGCATTTATTCTAAGGGAGGGAGAGTCAGAAAAATTCATATTATAATTTTTGCTCCTGATATCAAAGTGGTTGAGAAAATAAACACTCGGCTCGGTTTGATCGGGAATTTAGAAGCTGACGGCCGGCCGATATTAGGGTTGGACGTTAAAGAACTGCTAAAGATAGCCTTAGATGCTTCGGAAGATTGCTTAGTCGTTCCGGCTCATTTAATGACTCCATGGTTTTCTCTTTTCGGTTCAAAGTCAGGTTTTGACTCCATAGAAGAATGTTTTGAAGATTATTCAAAATATATCTATGCCGGAGAGACAGGCCTTTCGGCTGACCCGGAAATGCTTTGGCGGATGCCGGCCGGAAGGGAGATTGCCTTAATCAGCAATTCCGATGCTCATAGTCCGGCTAAAATCGGCCGGGAAGCGAATTTTTTTGAAACAGAATTAAGCTATTCGTCCATAACAGAGGCTATAAAAACAAAAGACCGCGAAAAGTTTCTTTATACAGTTGAATTTTTTCCGGAAGAAGGAAAATATCATCAGGACGGCCATCGTCTTTGTAAAGTTAATTTTTCTCCGGAGCAATCAAGAAAATATAATAATATCTGTCCTGTCTGCGGGAAGTCGTTGACAATCGGAGTTTTGAACAGAGTCAGTGAATTGGCTGACAAGGAAAGAGGATTCAAGCCGGAAGGAGCAATCCCCTTCAGGAAACTGATACCATTAGAAGAAATAATCGCTGAATCTCTGGGGGTGAAATCAATGACCAAGAAAGTCTTAACGGAATATGATAAAATAATTAATAAACTTGGCAGTGAATTTAATATCTTGCTCGAGGTTCCGGGGGAAGAATTAAAGTCGGCCACATTGCCGGAAATAGCCGAGGGAATAATCAGAGTCAAGGAGGGAAAAGTGAATATTGAACCCGGCTATGACGGAGTTTATGGTAAGATAAATATATTCTCTCAAAAGGAGAAAAAACAGATTAAACAGCAAATATTATTTTAA